The following are encoded in a window of Mycolicibacterium tusciae JS617 genomic DNA:
- a CDS encoding phosphoglycerate dehydrogenase: MSLPLILVTCRQMQVELPRHRERIEKLGYEVVAPDLGERQQFTAPELLEYSSRLVGIIAGDDELDDGFFAGAAKLKTVIRWGIGMDSVDHRAAQRRGVTVRNTPGVFGQEVAESAFGYILNLARGYIEVDAAVRRGEWPKVEGITLAGARLGIVGFGSIGRAISKRGLGFDMDVVAFDPFVTAAPEGVSIVGLDELMLSSKFIVLACPLTPETVQLINADRLASVRPGAYLVNVARGPVVQEEALVEVLRSGRLAGAALDVFETEPLPHTSELRTLPNVVLGAHNASNTREGVARASNAAVDFLLEELGR, translated from the coding sequence ATGAGCCTGCCATTGATCCTCGTAACCTGCCGTCAGATGCAAGTCGAACTGCCGCGGCACCGCGAACGCATCGAAAAGCTCGGTTATGAGGTCGTCGCGCCGGACCTTGGTGAGCGCCAACAGTTCACAGCGCCCGAACTACTCGAATACTCTTCCCGTCTCGTGGGAATTATCGCCGGCGATGACGAGCTCGACGACGGCTTTTTCGCGGGAGCCGCCAAACTCAAGACGGTGATCCGTTGGGGGATTGGCATGGACTCCGTCGATCACCGGGCGGCCCAGCGGCGGGGAGTTACCGTCCGGAACACGCCAGGCGTCTTTGGTCAGGAAGTCGCCGAGTCGGCATTCGGCTATATCCTCAACCTCGCGCGCGGATACATCGAAGTGGACGCAGCTGTGCGACGTGGCGAGTGGCCCAAGGTGGAGGGCATAACCCTTGCTGGTGCGAGGCTGGGAATCGTGGGCTTCGGCTCGATCGGCCGCGCGATCTCCAAACGTGGACTGGGCTTCGACATGGATGTTGTCGCGTTTGATCCCTTCGTCACTGCCGCGCCTGAGGGTGTGTCGATCGTCGGTCTTGACGAGCTGATGTTGTCTTCCAAATTCATCGTGTTGGCCTGTCCGCTCACACCCGAGACCGTGCAGCTGATCAACGCTGACCGCCTGGCGTCAGTACGTCCAGGCGCTTATCTGGTGAATGTCGCTCGGGGCCCAGTCGTGCAAGAAGAAGCGCTCGTCGAAGTGCTCAGGAGCGGACGGCTTGCAGGTGCCGCGCTCGACGTATTCGAAACTGAACCGTTACCGCATACCAGCGAACTCCGGACGCTCCCGAACGTCGTGTTAGGTGCCCACAATGCGTCGAACACCCGGGAAGGCGTTGCACGGGCGAGCAACGCCGCAGTTGACTTCCTACTCGAGGAACTTGGTAGATGA
- a CDS encoding acylneuraminate cytidylyltransferase family protein produces the protein MTQAVAIVPMRHNSERVPGKNYRQLAGIPLYHHVVRMLSSVPEIDLIVVDTDSEFIISDCAEHFPSVKVLRRPEHLRDGSTAMNTVLLNTLEQVDADVVLQTHSTNPFLRAQTVSAALKLYVSPDCDCDSIFSVTRLQARLWDSDNSPVNHDPSVLLRTQDLAPLFIENSCFFIFTPKLLRQRGNRIGTRPLMIEMAPLEAVDIDTEDDFTLAAAIAEHTEISA, from the coding sequence ATGACGCAAGCTGTCGCAATCGTGCCGATGCGTCACAATAGTGAGCGCGTCCCCGGAAAGAATTATCGCCAGTTGGCCGGAATTCCGCTGTACCACCATGTGGTCCGGATGTTGAGTTCGGTACCGGAAATCGACCTGATCGTCGTCGACACTGACAGCGAATTCATTATCAGCGACTGCGCTGAGCATTTCCCGTCGGTCAAGGTGCTCCGTCGGCCAGAACACTTGCGCGATGGTAGTACTGCAATGAACACCGTACTCCTCAATACGCTCGAGCAAGTCGATGCCGATGTCGTGCTGCAGACCCATTCGACCAACCCATTCCTCAGGGCGCAAACTGTGTCCGCTGCATTGAAACTGTATGTCAGCCCGGACTGCGATTGTGACTCCATATTCAGCGTGACTCGGCTGCAAGCCCGTCTATGGGATTCGGACAACTCGCCGGTGAATCATGATCCATCGGTGTTGCTGAGGACTCAGGACCTTGCTCCATTGTTTATCGAGAATTCGTGTTTTTTCATATTCACGCCCAAATTGCTACGGCAGCGGGGTAACCGGATCGGGACACGCCCCCTCATGATCGAGATGGCGCCCCTCGAAGCGGTGGACATCGATACCGAGGACGATTTCACGCTTGCAGCTGCCATCGCTGAGCATACGGAGATCAGCGCATGA
- a CDS encoding glycosyltransferase family 2 protein, with protein sequence MTSGVNAPRRVSAVIRAYNESQHIGRLLKGLDRQTVKLDEIILVDSGSTDDTVTIAEAAGCTVVHIAKSEFSFGRALNKGCAAATGDVLLFASAHVYPVYDTYVEHMVSAFDRDRVAIVYGRQVGDERTKFSESRIMLKSFPDENIWDQGHPFSNNANAAVLKSVWQESPYDETLTGLEDLDFAKKALDRGCKIAYVADAPVVHVHEESWSITRNRYRREAIAYRRIVDGAKMSLLRAVSLALSNIASDYKDVIKMNRFRGNLVSIPLFRFAQFIGAWEGFHTPDHVSARLLDRFYYPPDSRTRGITPEPGRQIDYSDDITTVRRQNQ encoded by the coding sequence ATGACGAGCGGTGTGAATGCGCCGCGGCGTGTGTCTGCAGTTATCCGCGCGTATAACGAAAGTCAGCATATCGGCCGGTTACTGAAGGGGCTTGATCGGCAGACGGTCAAACTCGATGAGATTATCCTGGTCGACTCGGGCTCCACAGATGACACCGTTACGATAGCTGAGGCGGCCGGTTGTACCGTTGTGCACATCGCGAAGAGCGAGTTCTCCTTCGGCCGGGCGCTGAATAAGGGGTGCGCCGCAGCCACCGGGGATGTCTTGTTGTTCGCTTCCGCACACGTCTACCCGGTTTATGACACGTACGTCGAGCATATGGTGAGTGCATTCGACCGCGACCGAGTCGCTATCGTCTACGGGCGCCAGGTCGGAGATGAAAGGACGAAGTTCTCCGAATCACGGATCATGTTGAAGTCCTTTCCCGACGAGAACATCTGGGATCAGGGCCACCCGTTCAGCAACAATGCCAATGCTGCCGTGCTGAAGTCGGTGTGGCAAGAGTCGCCCTACGACGAGACTCTCACTGGCCTTGAGGACCTTGACTTCGCGAAGAAGGCACTTGATCGGGGCTGCAAAATCGCTTACGTAGCAGATGCGCCCGTGGTCCATGTGCACGAGGAGAGCTGGAGCATCACTCGTAACCGTTACCGGCGCGAGGCGATTGCGTACCGCCGAATTGTAGACGGGGCAAAGATGTCTCTCCTCCGTGCCGTCAGCCTCGCATTATCGAACATCGCGAGCGATTACAAGGATGTAATCAAAATGAATCGTTTTCGTGGCAATTTGGTCAGTATCCCACTGTTCCGGTTTGCCCAATTCATTGGGGCATGGGAGGGTTTCCATACACCTGACCATGTGTCAGCACGACTGCTGGATCGCTTTTATTACCCACCTGATTCGAGAACCCGAGGAATAACTCCGGAGCCTGGCCGGCAGATCGACTATTCCGACGACATCACGACGGTGCGGCGGCAGAATCAATGA